CGATGCGGATACAGGTTGGGGTGGCGCTTTTAACATCGCTCGTACCATCAAAGAGCTTACCCGTGCAGGTGCAGCGGCCTGTCACATTGAAGACCAAGTCGCACAAAAACGTTGCGGCCATCGCCCCAATAAAGAGTTGGTCAGTAAAGAAGAGATGTGTGACCGCATCAAAGCTGCCATGGATGGCAAAATTGATGATGAGTTTGTCGTCATAGCACGCACCGATGCACACGCCATGGAAGGTCAAGCAGCAGCGCTTGAGCGGGCGCAGGCATACGTTGAAGCGGGGGCTGATATGATCTTTGCCGAAGCGATTCATACCCTCGAAGAGTACAAACAATTTACCAAAATCATCAAAGTACCTGTGCTTGCCAACATCACCGAATTTGGGCAAACACCCTACTTTACATGTAAAGAGTTAGAGTCCGTTGGCATCTCGATGGTGCTCTACCCACTCTCAGGCTTTCGCGCGATGAATCAAGCCGCGTTGACGGTCTTTAAAGACATCTTGAAAAATGGCAGTCAGAAAAATTCGATCCCTTTGATGCAAACGCGTACAGAGCTTTACGACATGTTGAACTACCACGCCTTTGAAGCGAAGATCGACGCACTGTTTACATGTAAAGATCAAAAGTAATCGTTTACATGTAA
Above is a genomic segment from Sulfurospirillum halorespirans DSM 13726 containing:
- the prpB gene encoding methylisocitrate lyase — its product is MSAGSLFRKAVNENHPLQIVGVINAYSAMQAERVGHKALYLSGAGVANASIGLPDLGMTNLEDVCIDVRRITSASSLPLLVDADTGWGGAFNIARTIKELTRAGAAACHIEDQVAQKRCGHRPNKELVSKEEMCDRIKAAMDGKIDDEFVVIARTDAHAMEGQAAALERAQAYVEAGADMIFAEAIHTLEEYKQFTKIIKVPVLANITEFGQTPYFTCKELESVGISMVLYPLSGFRAMNQAALTVFKDILKNGSQKNSIPLMQTRTELYDMLNYHAFEAKIDALFTCKDQK